ACTTTGCCCTCATAATAAAAAAAGAGTTAGAAATATTTTGATAATATCACTTGGAATTTGTTAAAATGAGAACAAATGTTTCAGATGGAAATGAGGGATGTTAACATGCAACTCTATTTTTACAATGAAGGATTCAGAAATACGATAGAACAATATTTATTAACTGAAGAACAGCTTCGTTTTACTGGCACACCAGTTGATAGTATAAAACTATCATGTGAAGATTCGGATCGACATCCAATCTTAGCTATGGAGGAAGATAGGCTGGTAACCTTTTTCGTTCTCCATAAAAATGAAGGAGTAAAGCCATATTCAGATAATCAACATGCCATTTTGCTTAGGGCCTTTTCAACAGATTCTCGACATCAAGGTAAAGGATACGCGTACTCTTCACTAACAACATTGCCTGATTTTGTGAGAGAGCATTTTAGAGAAACGAATGAAATTGTTCTAGCTGTTAACCTTCAAAATGAAGCGGCACAACGCTTATATAAGAAATGTGGATATATTGATGAGGGTCAACGAAGAATGGGGAAAAAAGGTGAGCTGATCATCATGAGTTACTATTTATAGGAAACAGTAAAAATGGTAGCTAGAATCATAAGAAATAAATGAATCTCCTGCATTTGATGAAAAATAAGAGATCCCATGCTTAATTCTAGAGTTTGTAGAAACCCCTCCGATTCATATAATCAAAGGGGCTTCGTTTTTTCTTTAGAACCTTGCTACTATCGTTGGCAAGGTTCATATTCCTTTAATCGTCCACATATTGAGGGCTAAGAAGTTGACGAGTTTTTCAAGCTAACTTGAAAAACCATTTGCACTTTAATGCATATACATATCGCGATATCAAACCAGGCAAAAATCAAATACTTCAATACAAGTACTGGCTCCGCCTACGCCAAATACCATGATAGCCACGCTTGCTATCCCCGCTACAATTACTATAACTCCCGAATATTAATAAAATATGAATTAGGTATTACTTATTGGTTAATATTTAAAGAACTATTTTTTTGTTTTCGAACTAATAGCTTTTTTAGCCTCCTAGTACTTCGGCCAATTTTAGTTGTGCTCCTCTCGATCATCACTATCATATTGTTTAGGTATATGACCAAATGGGGGCATGAAGAAGAAACAAGTTACGGTTTAACTATCACAAGGCCCCTTGGTTCCCACGAAAGGTGCTTTGTTTCGTTAAGTTGTGAAACCTATACTTTTCTATTTGAAAGTTTAGGGTATAATGATGAAGAAATATCTAGGATGCATCTAGCATTGCTATTGATTACCGATTTTTTCAAGTGAATGTTGTAAAGGTCGTAAAATAGGTAGTAAGTGTTTGAAAATATGTAGTAAGCAGCAAAAAATAAGTAGTAAATATTTAGCGAAAACAAGATTTTATCTTTTAAAATTCATTTAATCAAAAGGAGAGAACAATCATGAGTACAAATGAATTAAAAGAAACACCTCATATCAAACCAAATGGTGTAGAAATTGCTGA
The DNA window shown above is from Neobacillus sp. WH10 and carries:
- a CDS encoding GNAT family N-acetyltransferase encodes the protein MQLYFYNEGFRNTIEQYLLTEEQLRFTGTPVDSIKLSCEDSDRHPILAMEEDRLVTFFVLHKNEGVKPYSDNQHAILLRAFSTDSRHQGKGYAYSSLTTLPDFVREHFRETNEIVLAVNLQNEAAQRLYKKCGYIDEGQRRMGKKGELIIMSYYL